Within the Pseudomonadota bacterium genome, the region ATTACGAGTCATCAGGTTGCGCTTTCCGGGTTGCAGCCAGGCACTACGTATCACTACAGGGTAACAAGTTCCGACAGTTCAAATAATTCTGCGGAAAGTGCTGATTTTACCTTTACCACAGAAGAATACATTGCGCCGGATACCACCGCGCCGGTTATCAGTAATGTTGGAGCAAATAATATTACAACGACCTCAGTCACGATTACCTGGACAACGAATGAATCGGCGACCAGCCGTGTTGATTACGGTGAAATTGCTGATTATGGCCAGCAGCAAACGCAAACAGCCTTGACGACCAGCCATCAGGTTGCACTTTCCGGGTTGCAGCCAAACACTACGTACCACTACAGGGTAACAAGTTCTGACAGTTCAAGTAATTCTGCGGAAAGTGCTGATTTTACCTTTACCACAGAAGAATACATCGCGCCGGATACCACCGCGCCGGTTATTAGTAATGTTGGAGCAAATAATATTACGATAACAACCGCCACGATTACCTGGACGACTGACGAACAGGCAACCAGCCAGGTTGTTTACGGTGAAACTATTGGCTATGGTCAGCAAGAATCACAAACATCCCTGATTACGAGTCATCAGGTTGCGCTTTCCGGGTTGCAGCCAGGCACTACGTATCACTACAGGGTAACAAGTTCCGACAGTTCAAGTAATTCTGCGGAAAGTGCTGATTTTACCTTCACCACCACTCAGGATGCAGGTGGCGAGGTAACTTTTACTTCTCTGCAGAGTTTTGAAGATGGGTCTCTCTGGGTGCCGGGCGGCGGCCAGGATTCGACTGGGAATGGTCGTGGATGGGCGTTTCTGGATGCCGGCAGCAGTGCTGACATTGCGATTGACTCATCTATCGGTGCCAATAATACCAGTAAATCTCTAAAGATCACATTTGATTCGAATAATCCACAGATATATTTCAGATCAAACGACAAGATTACAGACCATATGCCGGAAGCTGCCGGAGCCAATCGAATGAGTTTTTATGTCCGCTTTCCGGCGGGTTTCCCGATTCAGACCTTGCCCTTCCGTTATGATACCTGGCAGTTGGGGACCTATATTCATGATCCTGGTGATTGGAGCGATACATATCAGGCAACATCGGAAGATGATTATGGCATTCACCATTATTACCACCGGTTAACCATGGAAGAGGTTGGCGATGGCTGGGTAAAATATATTGTAACCACCCAGCCGGATCAGGCCAATTACAGCGGCAGCACAGTGCCGCCGGATATTTCCCATTATTTTGACAGCTTCGGCCGGTTTTATTTTCACTTTGGCCCGGAAGCCGGCGGCCCGGCTGTTCCCAGTCCCTTTACCATCTGGATTGACGAAATCAAATTTTATCATGATGACGGTACAGTGGGTGGGCAAATCCATCTTGGCGGTCAGGATGATGTGGGGTTTGATGGGGAGTTTATTGCTGATTCCGGTGGTGGAGTCCCTCAGCCGGATATTATACCGCCGGATCCGCCAACCGGCTT harbors:
- a CDS encoding fibronectin type III domain-containing protein, whose protein sequence is ITSHQVALSGLQPGTTYHYRVTSSDSSNNSAESADFTFTTEEYIAPDTTAPVISNVGANNITTTSVTITWTTNESATSRVDYGEIADYGQQQTQTALTTSHQVALSGLQPNTTYHYRVTSSDSSSNSAESADFTFTTEEYIAPDTTAPVISNVGANNITITTATITWTTDEQATSQVVYGETIGYGQQESQTSLITSHQVALSGLQPGTTYHYRVTSSDSSSNSAESADFTFTTTQDAGGEVTFTSLQSFEDGSLWVPGGGQDSTGNGRGWAFLDAGSSADIAIDSSIGANNTSKSLKITFDSNNPQIYFRSNDKITDHMPEAAGANRMSFYVRFPAGFPIQTLPFRYDTWQLGTYIHDPGDWSDTYQATSEDDYGIHHYYHRLTMEEVGDGWVKYIVTTQPDQANYSGSTVPPDISHYFDSFGRFYFHFGPEAGGPAVPSPFTIWIDEIKFYHDDGTVGGQIHLGGQDDVGFDGEFIADSGGGVPQPDIIPPDPPTGLGVE